One region of Micromonospora ureilytica genomic DNA includes:
- a CDS encoding VOC family protein produces the protein MATVWTLGCDAADPQRIAAFWALALGYVKETGFDEPDNASIVDPDGRGPAIAFLKVPEGKSAKNRMHVDIRVAGPGSADMAERALLIRQKVPDLVAAGATVVREEWYGDVLGHVVMLDPEGNEFCVA, from the coding sequence GTGGCCACTGTTTGGACCCTGGGATGCGATGCCGCCGATCCCCAGCGGATCGCTGCTTTCTGGGCGTTGGCCCTCGGCTACGTCAAGGAAACCGGCTTTGACGAGCCCGACAACGCGTCCATCGTTGACCCGGACGGCCGGGGCCCTGCCATTGCCTTCCTCAAGGTCCCCGAGGGCAAGTCAGCCAAGAACCGTATGCACGTCGACATTCGAGTGGCAGGTCCGGGCTCTGCGGACATGGCCGAGCGCGCCCTGCTGATCCGGCAGAAAGTGCCCGACCTGGTTGCGGCCGGTGCGACGGTGGTCCGCGAGGAATGGTACGGGGACGTCCTCGGGCACGTCGTCATGCTCGACCCCGAGGGCAACGAGTTCTGCGTCGCTTGA
- a CDS encoding GAF and ANTAR domain-containing protein → MTHSPTDPADAFAELGRIKLGETSLDDVLQRVAELAKRVLTVPVEVSVTLVRGGIGHTAAFTDELALDMDERQYAQGSGPCLAAATAGDILSVPDLTAEDRWPDWAERGRKAGVGSSLSVGMPIQEAVVGALNVYARTPHAFDDDTVAVLETFAAYAAVALANAQLYESTANLARQMQDAMASRAVIEQAKGIIMAERRCTATEAFNILAKVSQDSNRKLRDVAQALVDRAAGKAQR, encoded by the coding sequence ATGACCCACTCGCCGACGGACCCCGCCGACGCCTTCGCCGAACTCGGCCGGATCAAGCTCGGTGAGACCAGTCTCGACGACGTTCTGCAGCGCGTCGCGGAACTGGCCAAACGGGTGCTAACGGTGCCGGTCGAGGTGTCGGTCACGCTGGTTCGCGGCGGGATCGGGCACACCGCGGCGTTCACCGACGAGCTGGCCCTCGACATGGACGAGCGGCAGTACGCCCAGGGAAGCGGCCCGTGTCTGGCCGCCGCCACCGCCGGCGACATCCTTTCCGTGCCCGACCTCACCGCCGAAGATCGCTGGCCCGACTGGGCCGAACGCGGCCGCAAGGCGGGAGTTGGCAGCTCCTTGTCGGTCGGCATGCCGATCCAGGAGGCGGTCGTCGGCGCGCTCAACGTCTATGCCCGCACCCCGCACGCCTTCGACGACGACACAGTCGCCGTGCTGGAGACCTTCGCCGCGTACGCCGCCGTCGCCCTGGCCAACGCCCAGCTCTACGAGAGCACCGCGAACCTCGCCCGCCAGATGCAGGATGCCATGGCCAGCCGCGCGGTCATCGAACAGGCGAAGGGCATCATCATGGCCGAGCGCCGGTGCACCGCCACCGAAGCGTTCAACATCCTGGCGAAGGTGTCGCAGGACTCCAATCGCAAGCTCCGCGACGTGGCTCAGGCCCTGGTGGACCGGGCAGCCGGAAAAGCTCAGCGCTGA
- a CDS encoding molybdopterin oxidoreductase family protein: MVDRIADPWGERTPYGPGQQWPVRVDRYLADGRTDADVDRWVQSASVLHSNGDALDIGVADGRIVGVRGRAVDRINRGRVDPKDLYGWQANHSPDRLTRPLVRDGDRLVESDWDTAMGRIVARSRELLDGPGGWGHFGFYTTGQLFLEEYYTLGVIGKAGLGTPHMDGNTRLCTATAAAALKASFGTDGQPGSYTDVDHCDAIALWGHNVAETQTVLWMRMLDRRRGPNPPAMLAVDPRATPVAREADVHLAVRNGTNVALLNGLLREIVRRGWYDHDYVDAHTVGFDELCRIVDGYPPQRVAEICDVPAADVERAAELLGGSQRLLSTVLQGFYQSNQATAAACAVNNLHLVRGMIGRPGAGIYQMNGQPTAQNTRETGADGDLPGLRNWDNERHIEELARLWNVDVDTIPHWAPPTHAMQIFRYAEQGSIKLLWISATNPAVSLPELHRIRQILTRPELFVVVQDLFLTETAEFADVVLPAATWGEKTGTFTSVDRTVHISDKAVDPPGEARPDLDIFLDYARRMDFRDRDGQPLIDWSGPEEVFEAWKECSRGRPCDYSGITYDRLRGGSGIQWPCTEEHPDGTERLYTDGHFPTDPDYCETYGQDLATGAEFTEAEYRAKEPNGRAFLHTVDYQPSAEVPDEEHPLLLTTGRTVYQFHTRTKTGRAPQLNQAAPDVWVELNPADAARFGIVEGDLVGVSSARGAIQARARLCGIRPGVVFLPFHYGYFDQDPTDRSPRAANELTITAWDPVSKQPLFKVAAVAVTKLADGRGVPSPAPTVGGSAPPADADVPPTVGGPAAEATSGRE; the protein is encoded by the coding sequence ATGGTGGACCGGATCGCCGACCCGTGGGGTGAGCGGACCCCGTACGGGCCGGGACAGCAGTGGCCGGTGCGGGTGGACCGGTACCTGGCCGACGGCCGGACCGATGCCGACGTGGACCGGTGGGTGCAGTCGGCGTCGGTACTGCACTCCAACGGCGACGCGCTGGACATCGGGGTCGCCGACGGGCGGATCGTCGGGGTACGCGGGCGGGCCGTGGACCGGATCAACCGGGGTCGGGTCGACCCGAAGGACCTGTACGGCTGGCAGGCCAACCACAGCCCGGACCGGTTGACCCGACCGCTGGTCCGCGACGGCGATCGCCTGGTCGAGTCGGACTGGGACACCGCGATGGGCCGGATCGTGGCCCGGTCGAGAGAACTCCTCGACGGGCCGGGTGGGTGGGGGCACTTCGGCTTCTACACCACCGGGCAACTGTTCCTGGAGGAGTACTACACGCTCGGTGTGATCGGTAAGGCGGGCCTGGGCACGCCACACATGGACGGCAACACCCGGCTGTGCACGGCAACCGCGGCGGCGGCGCTGAAGGCGAGCTTCGGCACCGACGGGCAGCCCGGCTCGTACACCGACGTGGACCACTGCGACGCGATCGCGTTGTGGGGTCACAACGTCGCCGAGACGCAGACGGTGCTGTGGATGCGGATGCTGGACCGACGCCGTGGCCCCAACCCGCCGGCGATGCTGGCGGTGGACCCGCGCGCCACCCCGGTCGCCCGGGAGGCCGACGTGCACCTCGCAGTGCGTAACGGCACCAACGTGGCCCTGCTGAACGGCCTGCTCCGGGAGATCGTCCGGCGCGGCTGGTACGACCACGACTACGTCGACGCGCACACAGTGGGTTTCGACGAGCTGTGCCGGATCGTCGACGGCTACCCGCCGCAGCGGGTCGCTGAGATCTGCGACGTGCCGGCCGCCGACGTGGAGCGCGCCGCCGAACTGCTCGGCGGCTCACAGCGGTTGCTGTCGACGGTGCTGCAGGGCTTCTACCAGTCGAACCAGGCCACCGCCGCTGCCTGCGCCGTCAACAACCTGCACCTCGTTCGGGGGATGATCGGCCGGCCGGGCGCCGGGATCTACCAGATGAACGGCCAGCCCACCGCCCAGAACACCCGGGAGACCGGCGCTGACGGCGACCTGCCCGGCCTGCGCAACTGGGACAACGAGCGGCACATCGAGGAGCTGGCCCGGCTGTGGAACGTGGACGTGGACACCATCCCGCACTGGGCGCCGCCGACGCACGCCATGCAGATTTTCCGGTACGCCGAGCAAGGCTCGATCAAACTGCTCTGGATCTCCGCCACCAATCCGGCCGTCTCGCTGCCGGAGCTGCACCGGATCCGGCAGATCCTGACCCGGCCGGAGCTGTTCGTGGTGGTCCAGGACCTCTTCCTCACCGAGACCGCTGAGTTCGCCGACGTCGTGCTGCCCGCCGCCACCTGGGGCGAGAAGACCGGCACGTTCACCAGCGTCGACCGGACCGTCCACATCTCCGACAAGGCCGTCGACCCGCCCGGGGAGGCCCGCCCGGACCTGGACATCTTCCTCGACTACGCCCGCCGGATGGACTTCCGCGACCGCGACGGTCAGCCGCTGATCGACTGGAGCGGGCCGGAGGAGGTGTTCGAGGCGTGGAAGGAGTGTTCGCGGGGTCGGCCGTGCGACTACTCCGGCATCACCTACGACAGGTTGCGCGGCGGCTCCGGCATCCAGTGGCCCTGCACCGAGGAGCATCCCGACGGCACCGAGCGCCTCTACACCGACGGACACTTCCCCACCGACCCCGACTACTGCGAGACGTACGGCCAGGACCTGGCCACCGGCGCGGAGTTCACCGAGGCGGAGTACCGGGCCAAGGAACCGAACGGGCGGGCGTTCCTGCACACCGTCGACTACCAGCCCTCAGCCGAGGTGCCCGACGAGGAGCACCCGCTGCTGCTCACCACCGGCCGTACCGTCTACCAGTTCCACACCCGCACCAAGACCGGCCGCGCCCCGCAACTCAACCAGGCGGCACCGGACGTGTGGGTGGAGCTCAACCCCGCCGACGCGGCCCGGTTCGGCATCGTCGAGGGCGACCTGGTCGGCGTCTCCTCAGCCCGCGGCGCCATCCAGGCCCGCGCCCGGCTCTGCGGCATCCGCCCCGGCGTGGTCTTCCTGCCGTTCCACTACGGCTACTTCGACCAGGATCCGACCGACCGCAGTCCGCGAGCGGCGAACGAGTTGACGATCACCGCCTGGGACCCGGTGTCCAAGCAGCCCCTCTTCAAGGTCGCCGCCGTCGCCGTGACGAAACTCGCCGACGGGCGGGGCGTACCCTCGCCGGCGCCGACCGTCGGCGGCAGCGCACCACCAGCGGACGCTGACGTGCCGCCCACAGTTGGTGGGCCGGCAGCCGAGGCCACCAGCGGGAGGGAGTGA
- a CDS encoding HPP family protein — MGRAGRSAHAFAGGALAVALAGLVALVTHQPWLFPSLGPAVMLHVEKPGSPESSPRNTFIGHGVALLAGYLFLVACGLADEPSSLQEGVTGMRIVAVAGSLAVTASVLVLLKASHAPAGATTLIVSLGLLRTPTQLLVAAGAVVLVTVVDWLYGRLSGRPMPLWAAPPPAPEGGRHGGPDRRPVG; from the coding sequence ATGGGCCGAGCGGGGCGCTCCGCGCACGCCTTCGCGGGCGGTGCGCTGGCGGTGGCGCTCGCCGGGCTGGTCGCACTCGTCACGCACCAGCCGTGGCTGTTCCCCAGTCTGGGGCCGGCGGTGATGTTGCACGTGGAGAAGCCGGGATCGCCCGAGTCTTCGCCGCGCAACACGTTCATCGGCCACGGGGTGGCCCTGCTGGCCGGGTACCTGTTCCTGGTGGCCTGCGGGCTTGCCGACGAACCCTCGTCGCTCCAGGAGGGGGTGACCGGGATGAGGATCGTGGCGGTGGCCGGGTCGCTGGCGGTGACCGCATCGGTGCTGGTGCTGCTGAAGGCGTCACACGCCCCGGCGGGTGCAACCACACTGATCGTGAGCCTGGGCCTGCTGCGTACCCCGACCCAGCTGCTCGTCGCGGCCGGCGCGGTGGTGCTGGTCACGGTCGTCGACTGGCTGTACGGACGGTTGTCGGGCCGGCCGATGCCGCTGTGGGCGGCGCCCCCGCCGGCGCCGGAAGGAGGACGTCATGGTGGACCGGATCGCCGACCCGTGGGGTGA
- a CDS encoding glucose 1-dehydrogenase translates to MRHKPDHGEESYRGSGRLAGKRAIITGGDSGIGRAVAIAFAREGADVLISYLSEHEDAQQTAKLVQEAGRRAVLVGGDLRDVSQCQAVVDRAVADLGGIDILVNNAAYQMTHETIEEVTDEEWQHTFDVNITAMFRLVRAALPHLGEGASIINTASINSDQPRPTLLPYATTKGAIANFTAGLAQMLGERGIRVNSVAPGPIWTPLIPSTMPPEQVEQFGKNTPLGRPGQPKEVAPAYVLLASDEASYISGAIIPVTGGKPIL, encoded by the coding sequence ATGCGCCACAAACCGGATCACGGCGAGGAGTCGTACCGGGGCTCGGGGCGTCTGGCCGGCAAGAGGGCCATCATCACCGGCGGTGACAGCGGCATCGGCCGAGCGGTGGCCATCGCGTTCGCCCGCGAGGGCGCCGATGTGCTCATCTCCTACCTGAGCGAGCACGAGGACGCCCAGCAGACCGCGAAGCTCGTCCAGGAGGCAGGTCGCCGGGCGGTCCTCGTCGGGGGCGACCTCCGCGACGTCTCGCAGTGTCAGGCCGTGGTGGATCGAGCCGTCGCGGACCTCGGCGGCATCGACATCCTCGTCAACAACGCGGCCTACCAGATGACCCACGAGACCATTGAGGAGGTCACCGACGAGGAGTGGCAGCACACCTTCGATGTCAACATCACGGCGATGTTCCGGCTCGTCCGCGCCGCCCTCCCCCACCTCGGTGAGGGGGCGTCGATCATCAACACCGCCTCCATCAACTCCGACCAGCCACGCCCGACCCTCCTGCCCTACGCGACCACCAAGGGCGCGATCGCGAACTTCACGGCAGGGCTGGCGCAGATGCTCGGCGAACGCGGGATCAGGGTCAACAGCGTCGCCCCGGGGCCGATCTGGACGCCGTTGATCCCATCCACCATGCCACCGGAGCAGGTCGAACAGTTCGGCAAGAACACCCCGCTGGGACGCCCTGGCCAGCCGAAAGAGGTCGCCCCCGCATACGTACTCCTCGCCTCCGACGAGGCGAGCTACATCTCCGGGGCGATCATTCCGGTCACCGGAGGCAAGCCAATCCTCTGA
- a CDS encoding GntR family transcriptional regulator — MDDVAASTVDGELESVSLVDLAVSRLTREILSGKSDPGERLVEEQLTRRLGISRAPLREALRLLAQQGLVEHVPRRGVRVATLSDRDVRELYELRDVLERFSVRAGIPVGRESDLAGLRATLDQLREATRVGDRMAVAESHREFHVALVALAGNRQLSAVYGSILVKLQLYMAINLRREAELAQPLDGVHRHERLFEAVAGGDPEEVLTVLSGHGARSYLG; from the coding sequence GTGGACGACGTGGCCGCATCGACGGTGGATGGTGAGCTGGAGAGTGTCAGCCTGGTGGACCTCGCCGTCTCTCGGCTGACCCGGGAAATCCTCAGCGGCAAGAGCGACCCGGGCGAGCGCCTGGTGGAGGAGCAGTTGACCCGGCGGCTGGGGATCAGCCGGGCCCCGTTGCGGGAGGCGCTGCGGTTGCTGGCCCAGCAGGGGCTGGTCGAGCACGTGCCCCGGCGTGGGGTCCGGGTAGCCACCCTGTCGGACCGCGACGTGCGGGAGCTGTACGAGCTGCGTGACGTGTTGGAACGCTTCTCGGTGCGGGCGGGGATCCCGGTCGGTCGGGAGAGCGACCTCGCCGGGCTGCGAGCGACACTGGACCAGTTGCGGGAGGCGACCCGGGTCGGTGACCGGATGGCGGTCGCCGAGTCACACCGGGAGTTCCACGTCGCGCTGGTGGCGCTCGCCGGTAACCGGCAGCTCTCTGCCGTGTACGGCTCGATTCTGGTGAAGCTCCAGCTCTACATGGCGATCAACCTGCGCCGGGAGGCGGAGCTGGCGCAGCCGCTGGACGGGGTCCACCGGCACGAGCGGTTGTTCGAGGCGGTCGCCGGGGGAGACCCGGAGGAGGTGCTGACCGTGCTCTCCGGGCACGGCGCGCGCTCGTACCTCGGCTAG
- the atzF gene encoding allophanate hydrolase: MPERVGSIAELRSAYREGGLTPTDQAERILDGFAGHDDGPVWISTVPADRLRERAESLTRHGDPTLPLYGIPFAVKDNIDVAGMVTTAGCPDFGYEAAEDAPVVRRLLDAGALLVGKTNLDQFATGLTGARSPYGSCQSVFGGGLISGGSSSGSAVAVAAGQVSFALGTDTAGSGRVPAALNGIVGLKPTRGLLSTAGVVPACRSLDCVSVFAPDVAGALDVLHAARAVTPADPWGRPFPAERVVPRPPGTLRLGVPRAEDLEFFGDTGQETRFAAGVERLRTFVGSSRSVPLGAFFEAGDLLYRGPWVAERLVALGDFLGSHPESVLAVTRAVLETGRRYDAIDAFRGQHRLRELRAQVDQLWQDIDVLVVPTVGTTFTLDEIAEDPIGRNAMLGRYTQFANLLDLAAVTVPNGFTSSGRPASLTLVGPAFSDTTLGRLAATLTEGGAPTGAIEADSPPPQRSAELLIAVVGRHLTGESRNAELLGHGAVLAGAARTAPLYRLYRMDTPDGEGLPGLVRAGPDGSAGHPIEVELWRLPSTALGGLLAGVPAPLSLGWVQLHDGRDVLGFLCEAYAAGPPAEDISASGGWRAYRRSAARR, from the coding sequence ATGCCAGAGCGAGTAGGGTCCATTGCGGAGCTTCGGTCGGCGTACCGCGAGGGCGGCCTGACCCCGACGGACCAAGCCGAACGCATCCTGGACGGGTTCGCCGGGCACGACGACGGGCCGGTCTGGATCAGCACCGTCCCGGCCGACCGCCTGCGTGAGCGCGCCGAATCGCTGACCCGCCACGGTGATCCCACACTGCCGCTGTACGGGATCCCGTTCGCGGTCAAGGACAACATCGACGTGGCCGGCATGGTCACCACGGCGGGCTGCCCCGACTTCGGGTACGAGGCCGCCGAGGATGCTCCGGTGGTGCGCCGGCTCCTCGACGCCGGCGCGCTGCTGGTCGGCAAGACCAACCTCGACCAGTTCGCCACCGGCCTGACCGGTGCCCGCTCGCCGTACGGCAGTTGCCAGAGCGTGTTCGGCGGCGGCCTCATCTCCGGGGGTTCCAGCTCCGGCTCGGCGGTCGCGGTCGCCGCGGGCCAGGTCAGCTTCGCCCTGGGTACGGACACCGCGGGCTCCGGCCGGGTGCCGGCGGCGCTCAACGGGATTGTCGGCCTCAAGCCCACCCGGGGTCTGCTCAGCACGGCCGGCGTGGTGCCCGCCTGCCGCTCACTGGACTGCGTGTCGGTCTTCGCCCCCGACGTGGCCGGCGCCCTCGACGTGCTGCACGCCGCCCGTGCCGTCACCCCGGCCGACCCCTGGGGACGTCCGTTCCCGGCCGAGCGGGTCGTGCCCCGCCCGCCGGGGACACTCCGCCTCGGGGTGCCCCGGGCCGAAGACCTGGAGTTCTTCGGCGACACCGGTCAGGAAACCCGCTTCGCCGCGGGCGTGGAACGGCTGCGCACCTTCGTCGGGTCCTCCCGGTCGGTGCCGCTCGGTGCCTTCTTCGAGGCGGGCGACCTGCTCTACCGGGGGCCGTGGGTGGCCGAGCGGCTCGTCGCCCTGGGTGACTTCCTGGGCTCGCACCCCGAGTCGGTCCTCGCGGTGACCCGGGCCGTACTGGAGACCGGGCGGCGCTACGACGCGATCGACGCCTTCAGGGGTCAGCACCGCCTGCGCGAACTACGAGCGCAGGTCGACCAGCTCTGGCAGGACATCGACGTGCTTGTGGTCCCCACCGTCGGCACCACCTTCACCCTCGACGAGATCGCCGAGGACCCGATCGGGCGGAACGCCATGCTCGGCCGCTACACCCAGTTCGCGAACCTGCTCGACCTGGCCGCGGTGACCGTACCCAACGGGTTCACCAGCTCTGGGCGTCCGGCGAGCCTGACCCTGGTCGGCCCGGCGTTCAGCGACACCACCCTGGGCCGGCTGGCCGCCACCCTCACTGAAGGCGGTGCGCCGACCGGGGCGATCGAGGCCGACTCACCGCCGCCCCAGCGCTCGGCGGAACTGCTGATCGCCGTGGTCGGCCGGCACCTGACCGGTGAGTCCCGCAACGCCGAGTTGCTCGGGCACGGCGCGGTCCTCGCCGGCGCCGCCCGCACCGCGCCGCTCTACCGGCTGTACCGGATGGACACCCCCGATGGCGAGGGACTGCCGGGCCTGGTCCGGGCCGGCCCGGACGGGTCGGCGGGCCACCCGATCGAAGTGGAGCTGTGGCGGCTGCCCAGCACCGCGCTCGGCGGGCTGCTGGCCGGCGTGCCGGCCCCGCTCTCGCTCGGCTGGGTTCAGCTGCACGACGGTCGGGACGTGCTCGGTTTCCTCTGCGAAGCGTATGCGGCGGGCCCGCCGGCCGAGGACATCAGCGCCAGCGGCGGGTGGCGGGCGTACCGCCGTTCAGCGGCCCGACGCTGA
- the biuH gene encoding biuret amidohydrolase, with protein sequence MGSIGPVTANPYPWPYDGAADTARTALLCIDWQTDFCGPGGYVDAMGYDIGLTRAGLPATARLLEHARSLGMLVVHTREGHDPQLSDLPANKRWRSARIGAEIGAAGPAGRILVRGEPGWEIVPEVAPVAGEVIIDKPGKGAFYATNLDLVLRTRGITHLILTGITTDVCVHTTMREANDRGYECLILSDCTGATDKANHDAALHMVTMQGGVFGCVTTSDDVIAATAK encoded by the coding sequence ATGGGCAGCATCGGGCCGGTAACGGCCAACCCCTACCCGTGGCCCTACGACGGCGCGGCGGACACCGCGCGTACCGCACTGCTCTGCATCGACTGGCAGACCGACTTCTGCGGGCCGGGCGGCTACGTCGACGCGATGGGTTACGACATCGGCCTCACCCGGGCCGGCCTGCCGGCCACTGCCCGGCTGCTGGAGCACGCACGATCGCTCGGGATGCTTGTCGTACACACCCGGGAGGGACACGACCCGCAGCTGTCGGACCTGCCGGCGAACAAGCGGTGGCGTTCGGCGCGCATCGGCGCCGAGATCGGCGCCGCCGGCCCGGCCGGCCGGATTCTGGTCAGGGGCGAACCGGGCTGGGAGATCGTGCCCGAGGTGGCCCCGGTGGCCGGTGAGGTGATCATCGACAAGCCCGGCAAGGGCGCCTTCTACGCCACCAACCTCGACCTGGTCCTCCGCACCCGGGGCATCACCCACCTGATCCTCACCGGCATCACCACCGACGTCTGCGTGCACACCACCATGCGCGAGGCGAACGACCGGGGGTACGAGTGCCTGATCCTCTCCGACTGCACCGGCGCCACCGACAAGGCCAACCACGACGCCGCACTGCACATGGTCACCATGCAGGGGGGCGTCTTCGGCTGCGTCACCACCTCCGACGACGTCATCGCCGCCACGGCCAAGTGA
- a CDS encoding cysteine hydrolase family protein, producing MLTIAAARPGPYSFDLSTTALLVIDMQRDFLEPGGFGESLGNDVGQLRSTIAPLAALLAAARAVGMSILHTREGHRPDLSDCPPAKLSRGEPSKRIGDPGPKGRILVRGEYGHDIIDELTPLPDEPVIDKPGKGAFHATNLDVLLTERGIRSLLVTGVTTEVCVHTTVREANDRGYECLVLADCVGSYFPEFHRVGLDMIAAQGGIFGWVADSAQVRAALPTIPLQPSS from the coding sequence ATGTTGACCATCGCCGCCGCGAGGCCCGGCCCCTACTCCTTCGACCTCTCGACCACCGCGCTGCTCGTCATCGACATGCAGCGCGACTTCCTGGAACCCGGCGGGTTCGGTGAGAGCCTGGGCAACGACGTCGGCCAGCTGCGCTCTACCATCGCGCCGCTCGCGGCACTGTTGGCCGCCGCCCGCGCCGTCGGAATGAGCATCCTGCACACCCGCGAGGGGCACCGGCCCGACCTGTCGGACTGCCCGCCGGCCAAGCTCAGCCGAGGCGAGCCGAGCAAACGGATCGGTGACCCCGGACCCAAGGGGCGCATCCTGGTCCGTGGCGAGTACGGCCACGACATCATCGACGAGCTGACGCCGCTGCCCGACGAGCCGGTCATCGACAAGCCCGGCAAGGGCGCCTTCCACGCCACCAACCTGGACGTCCTGCTCACCGAGCGGGGCATCCGCAGCCTTCTGGTCACCGGGGTCACCACCGAAGTGTGCGTGCACACCACAGTCCGGGAGGCCAACGATCGCGGGTACGAGTGCCTCGTGCTCGCCGACTGCGTCGGTTCCTACTTCCCCGAGTTCCACCGGGTCGGACTCGACATGATTGCCGCCCAGGGCGGCATCTTCGGCTGGGTCGCCGACTCGGCGCAGGTACGCGCCGCGCTGCCCACCATCCCGTTGCAGCCCTCCTCCTGA
- a CDS encoding regulator, giving the protein MTSTKPTVVPLPYWVRGDTNAFFGFGVNVLVNVLTLTGLCLAVVNLPEGEVFGTILPALGIALVAGNIYYTYLARRLARRENRTDVTALPYGPSVPHMFIVIFVIMLPIYLRTQDPVRAWEAGLAWAFIIGVIVLIGAFVGPYIRRYAPRAALLGTLAGISITFISMNPAGQMWRMAWVALPVFALLLIGLLTDVKLPFNFPIGLAALLLGTAIGWAGGAMSVPDVTAAARDIAIAVPSFKLDLLFTGLADMAPLLATAIPLGVYNFTEGMTNVESAATAGDNYNLRSVLLADGAGAVIGAALGSPFPPAVYVGHPGWKAAGGRSGYSMATGVVIALLCFLGMFGLLGAIFPTAAIVPILLYIGLLIGAQAFQATPRAHAAAVVAALIPNIAAWATGQIDNTLAAAGTTAAAVGDDALNGAGVIYDGLLVLGQGAILAGLVLGAVVVFIIDKRFGRAAIFAGSGALLSFIGLIHGERIEWNANGQVALGYLFVAVICVVFALGRPTPREPDPEEVGPDGEPRRGVSRLPAAPVSS; this is encoded by the coding sequence ATGACCTCGACCAAACCCACAGTCGTCCCGCTGCCGTACTGGGTCCGCGGCGACACCAACGCGTTCTTCGGTTTCGGCGTCAACGTCCTGGTCAACGTGCTCACCCTGACCGGGCTCTGCCTCGCCGTGGTGAACCTTCCCGAGGGGGAGGTGTTCGGCACCATCCTGCCGGCGCTCGGCATCGCCCTGGTCGCCGGGAACATCTACTACACCTACCTTGCCCGCCGGTTGGCTCGGCGGGAGAACCGCACCGACGTGACGGCCCTGCCGTACGGGCCGAGCGTGCCGCACATGTTCATCGTCATCTTCGTCATCATGCTCCCCATCTACCTGCGCACCCAGGATCCCGTGCGGGCCTGGGAGGCCGGGCTGGCGTGGGCCTTCATCATCGGCGTGATCGTGTTGATCGGCGCGTTCGTCGGGCCCTACATCCGCCGGTACGCGCCCCGGGCCGCGCTGCTCGGCACCCTCGCCGGAATCTCCATCACGTTCATCTCGATGAACCCGGCCGGGCAGATGTGGCGGATGGCCTGGGTCGCGCTGCCGGTCTTCGCGTTGCTGCTGATCGGCCTACTGACCGACGTGAAGCTGCCGTTCAACTTCCCGATCGGGCTCGCCGCGCTGCTGCTCGGCACCGCGATCGGCTGGGCCGGTGGGGCGATGTCGGTGCCGGACGTCACGGCCGCGGCCCGGGACATCGCCATCGCCGTCCCCTCGTTCAAGCTGGACCTGCTCTTCACCGGGCTGGCCGACATGGCGCCCCTGCTGGCGACTGCGATCCCGCTCGGCGTCTACAACTTCACCGAAGGCATGACGAACGTGGAGAGCGCGGCCACCGCGGGGGACAACTACAACCTGCGCAGCGTGCTGCTGGCCGACGGCGCGGGCGCGGTGATCGGGGCCGCGCTCGGCTCGCCGTTCCCACCGGCCGTCTATGTCGGGCACCCGGGTTGGAAGGCCGCCGGTGGACGCAGTGGCTATTCGATGGCGACCGGTGTGGTGATCGCGTTGCTCTGTTTCCTCGGCATGTTCGGGCTGCTCGGCGCGATCTTCCCGACCGCGGCGATCGTGCCGATCCTGCTCTACATCGGATTGCTGATCGGGGCGCAGGCGTTCCAGGCGACCCCCAGGGCGCACGCCGCGGCCGTGGTCGCCGCGCTGATCCCGAACATCGCGGCCTGGGCCACCGGGCAGATCGACAACACCCTGGCGGCGGCCGGTACCACCGCCGCGGCGGTCGGTGACGATGCGCTCAACGGCGCCGGGGTGATCTACGACGGGCTGCTGGTGCTGGGTCAGGGCGCGATCCTCGCCGGCCTGGTGCTCGGCGCGGTGGTGGTCTTCATCATCGACAAGCGGTTCGGTCGGGCCGCGATCTTCGCCGGCTCCGGCGCGCTGCTGTCGTTCATCGGGCTGATCCACGGCGAGCGGATCGAGTGGAACGCCAACGGTCAGGTGGCACTCGGCTACCTCTTCGTCGCGGTGATCTGTGTGGTCTTCGCGCTGGGCCGCCCCACGCCCCGCGAACCGGACCCGGAGGAGGTCGGACCAGATGGAGAGCCTCGCCGGGGGGTGTCACGGCTCCCGGCCGCGCCGGTGAGTTCCTGA
- a CDS encoding AtzH-like domain-containing protein — translation MEIDRTDVVAEVATAFADYEGALADGDADGICGYFWDSERTVRFGLADHQYGLDEQRKWRAVQPPLPPGRRLVDPIITTFGPDLAVVTTRFGYDGSAATGRQTQTWVRLPVGWRIVTAHVSISAAPTA, via the coding sequence ATGGAGATCGACCGGACGGACGTGGTCGCCGAGGTGGCGACGGCCTTCGCCGACTACGAGGGGGCGCTGGCCGACGGCGACGCTGACGGGATCTGCGGGTACTTCTGGGATTCCGAGCGGACCGTGCGGTTCGGCCTCGCCGACCATCAGTACGGGCTGGACGAGCAGCGCAAGTGGCGCGCCGTGCAGCCACCGCTGCCGCCCGGTCGCCGGCTGGTCGACCCGATCATCACCACGTTCGGCCCGGACCTGGCGGTCGTGACAACCCGATTCGGGTACGACGGCAGCGCCGCCACCGGTCGGCAGACCCAGACCTGGGTACGCCTGCCTGTCGGCTGGCGGATCGTCACCGCGCACGTGTCGATCTCTGCCGCACCCACCGCCTGA